The stretch of DNA TGAGCAAAATAATTACATTGAAATATTATTAAATTCTATTCAAATTATTTTGCGAGTTTGATTTGCCCCGAAGTGAATTTACAGGCTCTTAAGACTTGGAGCATTTAGTTACTGGAAGCATTTTCTTCATAAAAAGAAAATGCGCCCTGCTATATATATATATATTATATATATTGCTATATATATTTAGATTTAGCAATTCCACAACTTAGCATCACGAGCACTACCTATTTCTTATAACCTGCTATTCTGTAGAACTTTATACATATACATACATACTTACTTAATATCTTCCATATTCCTCAACCAGGTCATAAACAAGCTTTATCCTCTTGAGTTCTGTCCCTGGAGGCACCTGATCTCCTGCAGACTGAACCAGCCTGCTGCTGGTTTTCCTTAATTGAAGCCATTCTTTCACATGCTCAATAAAATCCCTCTCACTGGTTTCAGGCATCCACATAACCGGAGATATTCCGCCCATAAGGATCATATCGTTGCCGGCCTGCCTTCTAATCTCGGGTGGAGTTAAATCACCAGTGGGCTTTGGGGTACAGGCATCAGCAACATCAATGCCCGCCTCAGCCACAACACCTATGATATTGTTCAGTGCTCCATCCAGGTGTGCCGATACTGTTTTCCCTGCACTGTGGAGCCGGTCAGCTATATTCTTATAGTGGTTGAAGCTGTACTTCCTGAATAATTGTGGAGGCTGGACATCGCTTGAAAGGTTGTCACCGAAAATTACATGGGGAGCCGGAGATTTGCAATATATATCGACCAGTTCGAGATGCTTTTCATTATATGTATCAATATACTTTTTAAACAGATCAGGCTCATCATAAATTGCATAAACGGTGTTTTCAACACCGGCATAATATGATATAAGTGAACCAAGTCCGGTATAACCCATACCTGGAAATCCAAGCCCTACATCACCGCCGATTTCTTCTATATAGCTCCAGTTTTCATACTTTGGCCTGAATTTTCTCCTTTCAATAGCATATAGTAGAATTTTCAGGTCATTGATATTTTCAACCATATGCTTCGTTATATCCCAGGAAAAACTCACCGGGCTCCATTTGCGTATCATATGGATTTCGCCGATGGGAGTAATATACCTTTCAATCGCAAGGTCACCTTTGATTTCTCGTTCCCTGGATACACCATCCTCGTAATATTCTTCATGCAGGCTGCCTACTTCTATGTACCAGCCTGCTTTTACTTCTCTATGCAAATCTGTCATTTCCTTCGTACAATTACTGATTGCAAACAAACTCCACTGCCCTCCACTCTCAACTCTAAACCAATGACCCAGGTCAGCAAACCATGGTACCCTGTCGGGTGTTTCCCTGTTCAAAACCTTTAACAGTCTTTCCCTTTCAGTCATCTCAACGACTTCACCCCTCTTGTTTCCTATACGGTCAATAATTGCTTCAATAGCTGCTTTCCCTATGCTATCCAAAGGAAAAGGAATAGATGTAATTAAGTATAAATACATTTTTTATAAAAGTCAATGATATAGAATTTAACCTATGATTAATATAGAATTTAACCAAAAATAAAGTTGAAGTGTATAAAATTTGATATAATATAAATAAAATAGAGATATTTAATTCGAGACGATTAAATTTCGTATGATTGTGAAATGAAGAATATATGGCATTGGAGAGTTGCATATGGAGTTAAATGATATTGTTGCCAAATATAATTTATACTTGTTATTAACATTTGGGTCTTATAATACTGATAGATTTACAGAAAATAGTGATATCGACCTGGCCTACTTATCAAATAGAAGGCTAAATGTGGAAGAAGAGATGGAACTTCTTAAAGATATGGTTGTCTATTTTAAGCGAGACGGTATAGACCTGGTAAACTTAACAAAGGCCGATCCACTTCTGGCATTTCAAATAGCTTGTAATTCCAAAGTACTGTATGAAGAAAATAATAGCTTTATTTTGTTTAAAATGAAAGCATCGGCAATATATGCCGACACTAAACATCTAAGGGTTTTAAGAAGAAAATTCCTGCAAGAACAATTGAAATTAGCAAATTATCGAGAAAATAAGGAGAGGGGAATAATTTATGAGTAACTTTGAAGTAATTGTTGAGAAATTAATAAAATTAAGAGAATATATTGAACAGCTAAAAAAAATCAAGCCAGATAGTTATGAACAGTATATTTCAGAAATAACAGTAAAATATGCAATAGAAAGAATAATACAGCTAATTGTAGATATTGCGCTGGATATAAACAATATTCTTCTTGCTTATAATAACAGACCCCCTGCACCGGATTATTACAATTCCTTTATTGATGTGTCCGAATGTGGAGTGTTTGATAGTGTTTTTGCTGTTTCTATCGCCCCTTCAACGGGTTTACGGAATAGGCTTGTGCATGAATATGAAAAAATAAATGATGAGATTGTTTTTAACAGTATTAATAAAATTATTAGCATGTACCAAAAGTACCTCAGTTTAGTTTTCGAATACATAGAAGGTAAGTAAAAGATTAAGTAACATGAAAACAGCTATTTTTTGTCACATAGGGAAATCCCTAGTGGCATTAACTACAGTCCAATAGCAATATCCAAACCCATTTTATTAAGATTAAATGCCTTAGAACCATGGAAATCTCCCAACCCCAGGTCCAACTTAAATGGAAAAAGCTCATTTAGACTGTTTACCTCAACAAACTGTAAATATGTTTTTTTAGTTGCTATTAGATATGCTTCTATTAAAAGAAGTTTTATTTCGGTGTTATGGATATTAAATGGCTCTTTTCGCTTATACTCTCCACGCTTGCTTCCATCTTCAACAACGCCCCATTCAGTTATGGAACGAACAATTTTATCAATAGCATATTTTAACGTGCTTCTTTCACCCCAAATCTCATATATTCTCCTTTTTACCATGCTTAAAGAAAAGCCGTCCTGCAAATTAAGAAGTTTGCCGATAGTAGCGGTAATGTCAAGGAAAACAGGATATGCCATCATTAACATACACCAATGAATAGCTATTTTCTCATTTTCGTCAGCCGTCTTAAACAATTCAAGAGCCCTGTCCCGTATATGCATATGTTGTTGTTCAACGTTGAGCCAGGTTCTGGTTAATATGCTAATCGTCTTTTTTCTGTTTTCTTCTTTTATATATTCCATTAAATACTCATCTAAAACTTCCTTTACCTTCTTGCAGTATTTTTCATTATCTTTGGTATACGCCTCTTTCAAATCCAAATAAGTCCTTACAGTTTTATTTAGCCAATCAAGTTTTATGCTTCTAACAAAGCCTATTCTCTCAAGCACTTCTGTCATCCTTTCTTATGTGTATAAACGGCACTATAACTTCTTCTATGCTTAAGCCTCCGTGGCTTACAACCCTTTTGCCTTCCGTGATGAAGGCATAGTCTTCTTCACACAATATGTAGCTGTACTTCTGTAGAATGCCCATCCCATTCCATTGAAAAGCTTTGAATTTTGACAATATTATATCATAATTTATATTACTATCATAAATTCTAACCCTCTCAATTATCAAGGGACATACCGTCCATAACAATCAAGGCCGCCCTTTTCATGTTCTCTTTGTTCATCCTGTAGTTTATGTACCATGGAATCTTATGCACCATCACCGGTGACTTTGCATAAGAGAGCGATGACAGCATTCCGTAATTATTAAAAATCCAGGTCTTAAATTTAGCATTCAGCAGCCTCCTGGCTTCCTTGTATTTTATATTATCCCGATTATCCAGAAAATAATTATTATCATGATTATATTTTAAGCTTAATATTTCTCCCCAAACTTTTGCTATGGCAAACCAGTCTTTATACGATTTTATATTTTGCTGCATTGTATGAATTTTATTTATGCCGCTATCAAATCTCCGTTTTACGTTTCCTCCTATATCATATACAATTCCTGCCTGCATCCAGGAAGGATATTCATAAAACTTTAATTGCTTTACCGGCGATAAAAAGTTTTCCTGAAATAGATTATCCATATATGCCCTTATTTCACAATTGCCAAATTCAATCATAATAGTGGCAGTAATATCTTCACCGGCAGCATATTTAACATATTCCTCCCATTGTTCCTGTAGAAAATGAAGGAATGTTCCCTTACTCTCTACTACTGTCCTAATTGGGAACTGTTTGAGCCGGTTATTCTTATACAGCATTTCCACTGCATAGTTGGCTATCAGGTTTGGAAGCTCTTCTCCTTTATAATAAAATGGTATAAAGGTTTTAATTAGATCTTGAAAGTCCTTGATAACCTCCGGAATGATGCCGTATACATTCTTCAAAACAAATTCTTTTGTACCTTTATCTCCAAGTATAGGCCCGTTATAATTCCGATATGCAATGTATACCCTGTCAAATACTTCGGTGTAAAGCTCTTTTATTACGTTATAACTTAATTTGGGGAAAATTTCCCGCAGTGAAAATTCAACAAAAGAACATTTTTGCTGTATATCATATGGAATTGTATGGTCGGCAGTATACCTTATGACAATTTTTCTGTCGAGTTTTCCGCCTTTGTCCAGGATGCTGCGAATATTCTCTTCATAGTAATATCTAAACATTTCAGGGTCCTCATAATTTATTATAATAAACCCTAATCCGTTAATACTATCTACAACATCTTCGGCAGACAGCAGGTTATCCGGGTCAAAAGCCAATATAAAATGATTGCTCTGAAAATTCAGTTTACCGATAACAACATCCCTTATCATACTCTCACTCCATAAACACTATGCATACTGGCTTTAACACGGGAATTATTACATTTCGCCTTTCAATATCCGTCCTCCATAATTCTTCCTCTTTTTCTATGGATTTCATTCTATACTTTTTAACACTCTCTAGTCCTATTCTCTGGATAGCTTCCCTTCTCAGCATGAATGCATATTCATACTTGGCTCGCTCTTTGGATAAACTTCTTAAGTAATTATCCTTCATTGTCTCGAACAGATTATATGCGTAATCACTAGCTTTATTGTACACCATATTATATGTATCATCATCAAACTCTTTATAGCCTTTGAAAGAGATTTCACTTTCTTCTTTGAGGATGGTTTCCCATAGTATCTTTGATGATGCCATCCTTATGATGCCGTTTTCATTTATAAACAACGGGAATATCTGCCTGTTATTACTGCTTTCATTTATGCTGATTTCCCACAGGGACCAATAGCCCTTTTCATTTGAGCAGCCGGGTATCTCCAAGACGGGTATCTTGCTTGTCTTTACCCATACCGGAACACTCCTTAGCATATCCTTTACCCGCTCATTGTTCAAATCAATGGAAGAAAGTTCAAATACATTCACTTCATTACCTTTTGACAGCTGATAATTTATATACATCTGCTTTAGCCAACTTTCGATAGGCAAATTGCTTATGTTGGCAACAAGGCTTTTATCAAGCAGTTTTTCATCCTTCAGAAGTCCCTTAATTTCATTCATTTTTTGTGTTTTTTCGCGTACATCCTCTTCTAACTTATCGATATAATAATCTATATTTCTAGGGTTGCTAATTCCTTTTATATAAAGATCCGTAAAATCAACCTCTGCTTGGGCACTATCCAAAACATCTTCCATCTTGTCTACACCGAATTGTTCAAAGATAATTGTGAGTTTTTCTTCCAATACCTCTTTAATCCTATACTCCACTGTACCGGAAAGCATAAAATTGAATACATAGACATCCCGCGTTTGTCCAATGCGGTCAACCCTGCCGATGCGTTGTTCAACCTTCATGGGATTCCAGGGCAGGTCATAGTTGATAACTATATTTGAGAACTGGAGGTTTAAACCCTCACCGCCGGCATCGGTAGAAACGAGAATATCGGCAGTCTCTTTAAACTCTTTCAAAACAATATTTCTCTCTTCAATACCCATTGAACCGTTTAACACGGCAACTTTAAACCCATTGCTTTCCAGGTACTCCTTTAAAAAGCACTGGGTAGCAACGAATTCTGTAAAAATAATGGCCTTGAAATCCTCAAAATCCATCTGTATCTTATAAATAAACTCCAGAAGCTTTTCGGCTTTTGTATCCACATACTGATGTTCTGCCTGATTTGCCACAACAAGCATGTCCTTGATATCTTCAATTTCTTTTCTAATATTAAAGGACTGAACGGCAATAACTTCATCTATTGATTGTTCAGCATCTACTTCCCATAAATCCTCTTCCTTTAAAGCTAAAACCCTTACTTCGTTATTCTTTAGAATTTCAAGCCTTTTCTCAAGATTTTCTTTTATTGCCCTGGTACTGCTGGTTACAAGCCTTTGCATAAGCACCATTAAAAATCCGA from Bacillota bacterium encodes:
- a CDS encoding DEAD/DEAH box helicase family protein: MYKIGNWVFDNDNKKTVKIIGINDLWGYKSYNVFDPVEKTAYLLPEDKICSLDCLDSFSTHLLKYIITAARINNELANGILSSIGSNIIPLPHQIYALNRALSDNKVRYIIADEVGLGKTIEAGLIIKELKTRGLINRILIVCPKGLITQWHSEMKNKFNENFHIILHDDFDTIKRIYGEGNVWSHFSQVICSMDSVKPLERRNGWSKAKIEEYNRERLEGLVRAGWDIIIIDEAHRIGGSSSDVARYKLGSALAEVSPYLLLLTATPHQGKTEPFLRMIRLLDKSAFPDSRAVVKEQVAPYIIRTEKREAVDAEGNRLFKNRITKTVNIDWEERHSLQKQLYEMVTRYVAENYNRARKEKKNYIGFLMVLMQRLVTSSTRAIKENLEKRLEILKNNEVRVLALKEEDLWEVDAEQSIDEVIAVQSFNIRKEIEDIKDMLVVANQAEHQYVDTKAEKLLEFIYKIQMDFEDFKAIIFTEFVATQCFLKEYLESNGFKVAVLNGSMGIEERNIVLKEFKETADILVSTDAGGEGLNLQFSNIVINYDLPWNPMKVEQRIGRVDRIGQTRDVYVFNFMLSGTVEYRIKEVLEEKLTIIFEQFGVDKMEDVLDSAQAEVDFTDLYIKGISNPRNIDYYIDKLEEDVREKTQKMNEIKGLLKDEKLLDKSLVANISNLPIESWLKQMYINYQLSKGNEVNVFELSSIDLNNERVKDMLRSVPVWVKTSKIPVLEIPGCSNEKGYWSLWEISINESSNNRQIFPLFINENGIIRMASSKILWETILKEESEISFKGYKEFDDDTYNMVYNKASDYAYNLFETMKDNYLRSLSKERAKYEYAFMLRREAIQRIGLESVKKYRMKSIEKEEELWRTDIERRNVIIPVLKPVCIVFME
- a CDS encoding nucleotidyltransferase domain-containing protein gives rise to the protein MELNDIVAKYNLYLLLTFGSYNTDRFTENSDIDLAYLSNRRLNVEEEMELLKDMVVYFKRDGIDLVNLTKADPLLAFQIACNSKVLYEENNSFILFKMKASAIYADTKHLRVLRRKFLQEQLKLANYRENKERGIIYE
- the pglZ gene encoding BREX-3 system phosphatase PglZ; the protein is MIRDVVIGKLNFQSNHFILAFDPDNLLSAEDVVDSINGLGFIIINYEDPEMFRYYYEENIRSILDKGGKLDRKIVIRYTADHTIPYDIQQKCSFVEFSLREIFPKLSYNVIKELYTEVFDRVYIAYRNYNGPILGDKGTKEFVLKNVYGIIPEVIKDFQDLIKTFIPFYYKGEELPNLIANYAVEMLYKNNRLKQFPIRTVVESKGTFLHFLQEQWEEYVKYAAGEDITATIMIEFGNCEIRAYMDNLFQENFLSPVKQLKFYEYPSWMQAGIVYDIGGNVKRRFDSGINKIHTMQQNIKSYKDWFAIAKVWGEILSLKYNHDNNYFLDNRDNIKYKEARRLLNAKFKTWIFNNYGMLSSLSYAKSPVMVHKIPWYINYRMNKENMKRAALIVMDGMSLDN
- a CDS encoding DUF86 domain-containing protein; protein product: MSNFEVIVEKLIKLREYIEQLKKIKPDSYEQYISEITVKYAIERIIQLIVDIALDINNILLAYNNRPPAPDYYNSFIDVSECGVFDSVFAVSIAPSTGLRNRLVHEYEKINDEIVFNSINKIISMYQKYLSLVFEYIEGK